One Pomacea canaliculata isolate SZHN2017 linkage group LG9, ASM307304v1, whole genome shotgun sequence DNA segment encodes these proteins:
- the LOC112571808 gene encoding glutamic acid-rich protein-like isoform X2 has translation MSQQGTILSTIICLLPLFSHLQPATGELLESVAKQTQNGSYNEIVCTFNVNVSLSRVDFVHKTGTAVFAIVDCGISCIVLSSHQDVLRIVSPEKTISGDRFVFNATHSDRTTGTYTCHGVTAPHVVYTSPSGTGHGDGDGHGDGEESQMTSAASPQTDESSSHNDGGSSNGLLALIIIPILLVLGVVLFLHWWGVIQIPGLPKSRREPRDLRRIVGNRLQPVTGCWERTRGLWQPTREDNEDPLERLESNREEEEASQENKQLLGHNEDKLCLHHDKISFEDESNDGSKEEHPLLQDVCNNTKHTQDANASVGDSQTSPQSTLSPHSTDTKDEDSDVEDRQTLQSLHLSSSTKATDVAADLSSASLSRDNIQYKEESPHTNSHSSTPHDTGTSTSNPKPPIPHKPVDLLKKLSVNRHSPVKPRNAESENDDVNKINIIRNRDTPQTTSTRVETERGKQESMKGRSKPTPNTESMQETKEREGERARVEMKEEESSEAKSETINNEDMKGQLTTEQNKEDLGGQKKRDDDKEEVKMKEKETMERKSETESKEDARQKQERIEETMAAKVEQEEKEEAKREVEHAQEMKAEAMREQTADTRAETVQTSEEKKRGSNEDDRETAFDDDGVDRSRNGKDNVPELIRFYSNLSTGEAGS, from the exons GGACAGCAGTGTTCGCCATCGTGGACTGTGGCATTTCGTGCATCGTTCTCAGTTCCCACCAAGATGTCCTCCGCATCGTATCTCCAGAGAAAACCATTTCCGGTGACCGTTTTGTCTTTAATGCCACGCACTCGGACAGAACCACAGGAACGTACACGTGTCACGGAGTTACTGCACCCCATGTGGTCTACACTTCCCCGTCAGGGACTGGccatggtgatggtgatggtcaTGGTGATGGCGAGGAAAGTCAGATGACATCAGCTGCATCGCCTCAGACAGATGAGTCGTCGTCACACAATGATG GTGGAAGCTCTAACGGACTTCTTGCACTGATTATAATTCCCATCCTGCTGGTACTAGGAGTAGTCTTATTCCTTCACTG GTGGGGAGTGATTCAGATTCCTGGTCTGCCGAAAAGTAGAAGAGAACCACGTGACCTGAGACGTATTGTGGGGAATCGGCTGCAGCCTGTCACTGGTTGCTGGGAAAGGACACGTGGTCTCTGGCAACCCACACGTGAGGACAACGAGGATCCTCTAGAGCGCCTGGAGTCAAACCGCGAGGAAGAAGAGGCTTCTcaggaaaataaacagttaCTAGGTCACAATGAAGATAAGCTGTGTCTGCACCATGACAAGATATCATTTGAAGATGAGAGTAACGACGGTAGTAAAGAAGAACACCCATTATTGCAGGATGTGTGTAACAACACCAAGCACACTCAGGACGCTAATGCTAGTGTCGGAGACAGTCAGACATCACCACAATCTACACTTTCACCTCACAGCACCGACACCAAAGATGAAGACAGTGATGTTGAGGACCGTCAGACATTACAATCTCTACATTTATCCAGCAGCACAAAGGCCACAGATGTCGCCGCAGACCTGAGTTCAGcatctttgtcacgtgacaacattcAGTATAAAGAGGAGTCACCTCATACAAATAGTCATTCATCTACTCCTCACGACACAGGAACATCAACATCTAACCCAAAGCCACCTATTCCGCACAAACCTGTTGACCTCTTGAAGAAGCTATCGGTCAACCGACATAGCCCAGTAAAACCTCGCAATGCAGAGAGTGAAAATGATGatgtaaacaagataaacattATTCGTAACCGTGACACACCACAAACAACTAGCACCAGGGTAGAAACAGAGCGAGGAAAACAAGAGAGCATGAAGGGGCGATCAAAACCAACACCAAATACAGAAAGCatgcaagaaacaaaagaaagagaaggcgAGAGGGCAAGAGtcgaaatgaaagaagaagaaagtagcGAAGCAAAGtcagaaacaataaacaatgagGACATGAAGGGGCAGTtaacaacagaacaaaataagGAAGACTTGGgtggacagaaaaagagagacgacgacaaagaagaagttaaaatgaaagaaaaagaaactatgGAAAGAAAGTCAGAGACAGAAAGCAAGGAGGATGCAAGACAAAAACAGGAGAGAATTGAAGAAACGATGGCGGCAAAGGTTGagcaagaagagaaagaggaagcaAAAAGGGAAGTGGAGCATGCTCAAGAAATGAAAGCAGAGGCAATGAGAGAGCAAACAGCAGACACGAGAGCAGAAACAGTGCAAACtagcgaagaaaagaaaaggggcAGTAACGAAGACGACCGTGAGACCGCCTTTGATGACGATGGTGTCGATAGAAGTAGAAATGGTAAAGATAATGTCCCAGAGCTCATCAGATTCTATAGCAATCTGTCTACAGGTGAAGCAGGTAGTTGA